A window of Cohnella herbarum contains these coding sequences:
- a CDS encoding alpha/beta fold hydrolase: MNKIKLSTGTTLAYVEAGNGRPIVVLHGFCGSHSYWDEVLPLLAVHGRVIAPDLRGHGESTAGEGVYAMEKLAEDLAALMDELELPQIDLIGHSLGGYIALAFAEKYPERLRTIGLAHSTAYPDTEQAKENRLKAASAIRQDGIVPFVDGLVPKLFTAEHRSNLSEQLGKAKAIGYGTSVDGAAGCALGMRDRRDRVDVLERLEVPILLLAGELDEVIPPDKRFPVSKDNVTKITLEGVAHMGMMENPQAFAANVGEFLERNRGI, encoded by the coding sequence ATGAATAAAATTAAACTTTCCACGGGTACGACCTTAGCTTACGTTGAAGCGGGAAATGGCCGACCCATCGTCGTTCTGCATGGTTTTTGCGGAAGCCATAGCTATTGGGACGAAGTGTTGCCTTTACTGGCGGTCCACGGTAGGGTTATCGCTCCGGATCTTCGCGGACACGGCGAGTCGACGGCCGGAGAGGGCGTATATGCCATGGAGAAATTAGCGGAAGACTTGGCGGCGCTCATGGACGAGCTCGAATTACCGCAAATCGATCTCATCGGACATTCGTTAGGCGGTTACATAGCGTTAGCGTTCGCGGAGAAGTATCCGGAGCGATTGCGTACGATCGGATTAGCGCACTCGACGGCATACCCCGATACCGAACAGGCGAAGGAGAATCGGCTTAAAGCGGCATCCGCGATCAGGCAGGACGGAATCGTTCCTTTCGTGGACGGTCTCGTTCCGAAGTTGTTTACGGCCGAACATCGGTCAAACCTGTCCGAACAACTCGGGAAAGCGAAAGCCATCGGTTACGGAACGTCCGTCGATGGAGCCGCCGGCTGCGCTTTAGGCATGAGAGACCGGCGAGATCGGGTTGATGTGCTGGAACGGTTGGAGGTTCCTATCCTGTTGCTCGCGGGCGAGCTTGACGAAGTGATTCCGCCGGACAAAAGATTTCCGGTGTCGAAAGACAATGTGACGAAGATTACGCTTGAGGGCGTTGCTCATATGGGAATGATGGAGAATCCGCAGGCATTCGCGGCAAATGTCGGCGAATTTCTGGAACGGAATAGGGGGATCTGA
- a CDS encoding UDP-glucose--hexose-1-phosphate uridylyltransferase: MKEDSASIPAATSEHSLAEAIEKLVAFALHNGLIERLDYDAARNALLDLIVVKEPAENVRVEADKLPDSPVPLLEPLLDAAVAKGLLPDDTLTFRDLFDARIMGLLMPRPSETNRQFQSISAAEGVVRATDWFYKLNIDSNYIRMDRIRKNGYWKHRTPDGELEITVNLSKPEKDPKEIALLKTLPQSNYPKCLLCKENVGYAGRPDHPARQNLRVLPVSLQGESWFFQYSPYVYYNEHSIIFCGEHVPMKISPVTFERLLDFVEQFPHYFIGSNADLPIVGGSILNHDHFQGGRHVFPMETAPVLEWLSSSSEPEVTLGVVQWPMSVLRLRSSNRRAILNVAADILAKWRGYSDPSADILAHTDRDSGRTEHNTVTPIARVKDNGEYELDLVLRNNRTSAEHPDGIFHPHRELHHIKKENIGLIEVMGLAVLPGRLELELGQIADILTGRTPYEESAIAAPEHPLNKHADWIWTLVDLYGTDGSDAAVQLLLQADVGDKFYAVLQDAGVYKGTESGRAAFYRFLGASAIIASR; the protein is encoded by the coding sequence ATGAAAGAGGATTCCGCATCGATCCCGGCGGCAACATCCGAACATTCGCTAGCGGAAGCGATCGAGAAATTGGTTGCTTTCGCGCTTCATAACGGACTTATAGAACGACTGGATTACGATGCGGCGCGTAACGCGCTGCTGGATCTGATTGTCGTTAAGGAGCCGGCGGAAAACGTACGGGTTGAAGCGGATAAGCTTCCGGATAGCCCGGTTCCGCTGCTGGAACCTTTATTGGATGCGGCGGTCGCGAAGGGGCTTTTACCGGATGACACGTTAACGTTCAGGGATCTGTTCGACGCCCGGATCATGGGGTTATTAATGCCGCGACCGTCCGAGACGAATCGGCAGTTCCAGAGTATTAGCGCTGCGGAGGGTGTTGTCAGGGCTACGGATTGGTTCTATAAACTGAATATCGATTCCAATTATATTCGCATGGATCGCATTCGGAAGAACGGTTATTGGAAACATCGTACCCCCGACGGAGAGCTAGAGATTACGGTTAACTTATCCAAGCCGGAGAAGGATCCGAAGGAGATCGCCCTGCTTAAGACGTTACCGCAGTCCAACTATCCGAAATGTTTGCTATGCAAAGAGAACGTCGGTTATGCCGGTCGTCCGGATCATCCCGCTCGTCAGAATTTACGGGTTCTGCCGGTTTCGCTTCAGGGGGAGTCCTGGTTTTTCCAGTACTCGCCGTACGTTTACTATAACGAGCACAGCATCATTTTTTGCGGAGAGCATGTTCCGATGAAAATTTCTCCGGTTACGTTCGAACGGCTGCTCGATTTCGTCGAGCAATTCCCGCACTATTTTATCGGCTCCAACGCCGATCTTCCTATCGTGGGCGGGTCGATATTGAACCACGATCATTTCCAAGGGGGACGCCATGTATTCCCGATGGAGACGGCTCCCGTGCTGGAATGGCTGAGCAGTTCATCCGAGCCCGAAGTCACTTTGGGCGTAGTTCAATGGCCGATGTCCGTACTTCGTTTACGTTCGAGCAATCGTCGGGCCATCCTTAATGTTGCCGCAGACATACTGGCTAAGTGGAGAGGTTACAGCGATCCTTCGGCTGACATTCTCGCACATACCGATCGAGATTCGGGGCGAACGGAACATAACACGGTAACGCCGATTGCCAGGGTTAAGGATAACGGGGAATACGAGCTGGATTTGGTTCTCCGGAACAATCGGACTAGCGCGGAGCACCCGGACGGCATATTTCATCCTCATCGGGAGCTCCATCACATCAAGAAGGAAAATATCGGGTTGATCGAAGTGATGGGGTTAGCGGTATTGCCGGGAAGGCTCGAGCTTGAACTCGGACAGATCGCGGACATACTGACGGGTCGAACTCCTTACGAGGAGTCGGCGATCGCCGCGCCGGAGCATCCGCTGAATAAACACGCGGACTGGATCTGGACGTTGGTCGATCTGTACGGTACGGATGGCTCCGACGCCGCCGTTCAACTGCTGCTTCAAGCGGACGTAGGGGATAAGTTCTACGCCGTCCTGCAAGACGCCGGAGTATACAAAGGGACCGAAAGCGGAAGAGCGGCGTTCTATCGTTTTCTCGGAGCATCGGCGATTATCGCATCGCGTTAG
- the galE gene encoding UDP-glucose 4-epimerase GalE, whose product MAVLVTGGAGYIGSHAVAALLERGEQVVIVDNLYQGHRDAVLGGKLYEGDLRDADFLATVFRENDIDGVIHFAANSLVGESMKDPGKYYHNNVYGTLCLLEQMQKAGVSRIVFSSTAATYGEPEKVPIDEYDRTVPTNAYGETKLAMEKMIRWFDVAHGIKFVSLRYFNAAGAHVSGRIGEDHNPESHLVPLVLQVALGQREHISVFGDDYPTEDGTCIRDYIHVSDLADAHILALERLRKGEESAIYNLGSGNGYSVKQVIDVSRQVTGHAIPAKIEPRRAGDPAVLIASSERARRELGWTPSRYKLEDIVSSSWEWHRAHPNGYEK is encoded by the coding sequence ATGGCAGTTCTCGTTACGGGCGGAGCCGGATATATCGGTTCTCACGCGGTTGCGGCTTTGTTGGAGAGAGGCGAGCAAGTCGTTATCGTCGATAATTTGTACCAAGGGCATAGAGACGCCGTTCTTGGCGGAAAGCTGTACGAAGGAGATTTGCGCGACGCGGATTTTCTGGCGACCGTATTTCGGGAGAACGATATCGACGGCGTGATCCATTTCGCGGCCAACTCCTTGGTCGGCGAAAGCATGAAGGATCCGGGCAAATACTATCATAATAACGTCTACGGAACATTATGCCTGCTAGAACAGATGCAGAAGGCCGGCGTTTCGCGTATCGTTTTTTCTTCTACGGCCGCCACGTACGGAGAGCCGGAAAAAGTACCGATCGACGAATACGACCGTACCGTACCTACGAACGCATACGGGGAAACGAAACTCGCCATGGAGAAAATGATTCGCTGGTTCGATGTTGCCCACGGAATCAAGTTCGTGTCTTTGCGTTATTTCAACGCGGCCGGAGCTCACGTTTCCGGTCGGATCGGCGAGGACCATAACCCGGAATCCCACTTGGTTCCGCTAGTTCTGCAAGTTGCCCTTGGACAACGCGAGCATATTTCGGTGTTTGGCGACGACTACCCAACGGAAGACGGCACGTGCATACGCGATTACATTCATGTCAGCGACTTGGCGGATGCCCATATTTTAGCTCTGGAGCGGCTTCGCAAAGGAGAGGAAAGCGCCATCTATAACCTGGGCAGCGGCAATGGATATTCGGTTAAACAAGTGATCGACGTATCCAGACAGGTTACCGGTCATGCGATTCCGGCTAAGATCGAGCCTCGGCGCGCGGGAGACCCCGCCGTACTTATCGCCTCGTCGGAACGTGCCCGCCGTGAGCTGGGTTGGACGCCAAGCCGCTATAAACTGGAAGATATCGTATCCAGCTCGTGGGAATGGCACCGCGCGCATCCTAACGGTTACGAGAAGTAA
- a CDS encoding DUF6483 family protein encodes MFERDYLIRLLTQAGLVLGKAMGLKEQKKQKEALDLIDEFLGKELRLRSRLAIGLSDQDLLSMLSVTGNPNAESVAVVAAFLQQEADLLEDLGQTDDSLPRYEKALRLNLYLIRNDMEIEVAEWNVRDRIAQLLAALSPYELDTTTKSSLWPWHESNGEFTDAEDLLYELREEGEVTAEEGAAFYERLSSRDDSVLEAGGMPRSEMEEGRRQWDALTKENV; translated from the coding sequence GTGTTTGAACGCGATTATTTAATTCGATTGCTCACCCAAGCGGGACTTGTACTCGGAAAGGCTATGGGGCTGAAAGAGCAGAAGAAGCAGAAGGAAGCGCTCGATTTGATCGACGAGTTTCTCGGCAAAGAACTGCGGCTTCGGTCCCGTCTTGCCATCGGCTTATCGGATCAAGATCTATTATCGATGCTATCGGTAACGGGAAATCCGAACGCCGAATCGGTAGCCGTCGTTGCGGCGTTCCTGCAGCAAGAGGCGGATCTGCTCGAAGATCTTGGGCAAACGGACGATAGTCTTCCAAGATACGAGAAAGCGCTGCGCTTGAACCTGTATCTGATCCGGAACGATATGGAAATCGAAGTCGCGGAGTGGAACGTTCGCGATCGCATAGCGCAATTGCTGGCGGCGCTTTCCCCTTACGAACTCGATACGACGACGAAATCGTCTTTATGGCCGTGGCACGAATCGAACGGCGAGTTCACGGATGCCGAAGATTTGTTATATGAGCTTAGGGAAGAGGGGGAAGTCACGGCGGAAGAAGGCGCCGCTTTCTACGAAAGACTTTCCTCCCGCGACGATTCCGTGCTCGAGGCGGGCGGAATGCCAAGAAGCGAGATGGAAGAAGGGCGCAGGCAATGGGATGCCCTAACGAAGGAGAATGTTTAA
- a CDS encoding DUF1128 domain-containing protein produces MDLNQPTQQNVEYMIEAIKTKLRMATGAAMQASSFTVDKYEDLKDIYDMVNSKERFSISEVEALVSELGRLRV; encoded by the coding sequence ATGGACTTAAATCAACCGACGCAACAAAACGTCGAATATATGATCGAGGCGATTAAAACAAAGCTGCGAATGGCAACGGGCGCGGCTATGCAAGCCTCGAGTTTTACCGTCGATAAGTACGAGGATCTTAAAGATATTTACGATATGGTAAACTCCAAAGAACGATTCAGCATAAGCGAAGTCGAAGCGCTCGTATCCGAGCTTGGCAGATTGCGGGTATAA
- a CDS encoding histidine kinase N-terminal 7TM domain-containing diguanylate cyclase: protein MGLQWTDFILFVMLFILFIGVIAFNRITQTHKVYLAFHFVMMLWPLGQFAVKLTDYPDVQLFFINMSFVAMGMLGPGWLLFVFFLTGRAAQLKVSRILYYILPAAICVVGALWNPNYQFMSPVSGSYLDRMYGPLFWLLVLIQFAYFFTALMSMFHTLKTVSSINQRRQLATALIGMFVLTGFGLLDVLVNVLLAQWMPVIPGLLALGILLSDLCFVIAIYRFGMFDILSMAQRDIFEHMTTGIIVVDENGKVLEVNKGASPFVQSVKGETFEMEKFLAPLQAQGEAYEFLYRYLHHPYEKMQMEFSLQESAGRHVSIQISPVLDDRRTLLGRIITFHDVTELRKLVVEMNRKNEALHERNLELITIQEELFRVNQKLEQMAVTDGLTGCFNRRYLMQQLEHEVLLNMRYQIPFAIFLFDIDHFKQINDKYGHLVGDEVIRSTADIVRTKLRRTDILARYGGEEFTIYLPHTNREQSELLAERIMLAVGDNWVDAGTEKVHVTISMGVLSESSEDLRFDDPKEYLREVFSSADSALYKAKNEGRNRVVMAR, encoded by the coding sequence TTGGGCTTACAATGGACTGATTTTATCCTTTTTGTGATGCTATTTATTTTGTTTATCGGCGTAATCGCTTTTAATAGAATTACCCAGACGCACAAAGTATATTTGGCCTTTCACTTTGTTATGATGTTATGGCCTCTAGGCCAATTCGCGGTAAAGCTGACGGATTATCCGGACGTCCAGCTCTTCTTCATTAACATGTCCTTCGTAGCGATGGGAATGCTCGGGCCGGGTTGGCTGCTATTCGTCTTTTTTCTTACCGGACGAGCCGCCCAGTTGAAGGTTAGCAGAATACTCTACTATATATTGCCGGCGGCTATCTGCGTGGTCGGCGCTCTTTGGAATCCCAACTATCAATTCATGTCTCCCGTATCGGGAAGTTATTTGGATCGGATGTACGGGCCGCTGTTCTGGTTGCTCGTGCTGATTCAATTCGCTTACTTCTTCACCGCGTTGATGAGCATGTTCCATACGCTTAAGACGGTTAGTTCCATCAATCAGCGGAGACAGCTTGCAACCGCTTTAATCGGCATGTTCGTCTTAACGGGCTTCGGGCTTCTGGACGTGCTCGTTAACGTGTTATTGGCGCAGTGGATGCCGGTCATTCCGGGATTGCTGGCGTTAGGTATCCTATTGTCCGACTTGTGCTTCGTTATCGCGATCTACCGTTTTGGAATGTTCGACATTCTAAGCATGGCTCAGAGGGATATCTTCGAACATATGACGACGGGTATCATCGTCGTGGACGAGAACGGCAAAGTGCTCGAAGTGAACAAAGGGGCGTCTCCGTTCGTCCAATCGGTCAAAGGCGAAACGTTCGAAATGGAGAAGTTTCTAGCTCCGTTGCAAGCGCAGGGGGAAGCGTACGAGTTCTTATATCGTTACCTTCATCATCCTTACGAGAAAATGCAAATGGAGTTTTCCTTGCAAGAAAGCGCGGGACGGCATGTATCCATTCAGATTTCTCCCGTGTTGGATGATCGAAGAACGTTGCTCGGCCGCATCATTACGTTCCATGACGTCACGGAGCTGCGGAAGCTTGTCGTCGAGATGAATCGGAAGAACGAGGCGCTGCACGAGCGGAATCTGGAACTGATCACGATTCAGGAAGAATTGTTCCGGGTCAACCAGAAGCTCGAACAAATGGCGGTCACGGACGGGTTGACCGGATGCTTTAACCGCAGGTACTTGATGCAGCAGTTGGAGCATGAAGTATTGCTCAATATGAGATACCAGATTCCGTTTGCTATTTTCCTATTCGATATCGATCATTTCAAGCAGATAAACGATAAATACGGACATTTGGTCGGTGACGAAGTCATTCGTAGCACGGCCGATATCGTTCGCACGAAACTGCGCAGAACGGATATTCTGGCTCGGTATGGCGGAGAAGAGTTTACGATTTATTTGCCGCATACGAATCGCGAACAATCGGAGCTGTTGGCGGAGAGAATCATGCTCGCGGTCGGGGACAATTGGGTCGATGCCGGCACGGAGAAGGTACACGTAACGATTAGCATGGGCGTTCTCTCGGAATCGAGCGAGGACCTCCGGTTCGACGATCCGAAGGAATATTTGCGCGAGGTATTTTCCAGCGCGGATTCCGCGTTGTACAAAGCGAAGAACGAAGGAAGAAACCGTGTCGTCATGGCGCGATAA
- a CDS encoding LysR family transcriptional regulator produces the protein MDLLYMRSFLEVARCQSFTKAAENLGYVQSSVTAQIQKLENEYGVVLFERYGRTMKLTSAGEQLRETFQHIVKMYDDSKRLIARQAKGNLEIGTIESLMAFYLPPLFHRFLQSFPEINLQVHPALESNILQSIRSGEIDLGILLHRPFIDDDIESIIIRREPLVLVANPGHPLCASDQVSVAELDGQFLIVTEQGCSYRAAFERLLGQNGVTYHIHHEFGSLEAIKQCVSYGLGIALVPEISVVRELIEQRLVALPFSHPDIIFYTQVIHHKKKWLNPAIRHLIELLSETNSDLASSSLLTS, from the coding sequence GTGGATTTATTATACATGAGATCTTTCTTGGAAGTCGCGCGTTGCCAAAGCTTCACGAAAGCGGCGGAAAACCTCGGATACGTTCAATCCAGCGTAACCGCGCAAATCCAGAAGTTAGAAAACGAGTACGGAGTCGTGCTATTCGAGCGATACGGGCGCACGATGAAGCTAACCTCGGCAGGAGAGCAGTTGCGCGAAACTTTCCAGCATATCGTGAAAATGTACGACGATTCCAAGCGGCTTATCGCCCGGCAAGCCAAGGGAAACCTGGAAATCGGTACGATCGAATCGCTTATGGCCTTCTACCTCCCTCCATTGTTTCACCGTTTTCTGCAAAGCTTCCCGGAAATCAATTTACAAGTCCATCCCGCCCTCGAATCGAACATCCTGCAATCCATCAGATCGGGAGAAATAGACTTGGGCATTCTTCTTCACCGACCGTTCATTGACGACGATATCGAATCGATCATTATTCGCAGAGAACCTCTCGTGCTCGTCGCCAATCCGGGGCATCCCCTTTGCGCGTCAGATCAGGTCAGCGTCGCCGAGTTGGACGGTCAATTTCTCATCGTTACGGAGCAAGGTTGTTCTTACCGAGCCGCCTTCGAACGGTTGCTCGGCCAGAATGGCGTCACCTATCATATTCACCATGAGTTCGGCAGCCTTGAAGCCATCAAGCAGTGCGTAAGTTATGGACTCGGAATTGCTCTAGTGCCCGAAATATCGGTAGTCCGCGAATTAATCGAACAAAGATTGGTTGCTTTGCCCTTCTCTCATCCCGACATTATTTTCTATACGCAAGTCATTCATCATAAGAAAAAATGGCTGAATCCCGCCATCCGCCATCTGATCGAATTGTTATCGGAGACGAATAGCGACTTGGCATCCTCTTCGTTGCTTACCTCCTGA
- a CDS encoding galactokinase, whose protein sequence is MAQLTELKQKFIEQFGASESNISIFQAPGRVNLIGEHTDYNGGSVFPAALTFGTTLLIAPREDRTLGFASTNFPLTTEIPLDNVAFNEADDWANYPKGIVWELKQRGIDLSRGYNLLYHGEIPNGAGLSSSASIEVVTAFALLTMEGKPTDTVQIALWSQHAENEFVGVKCGIMDQFAVANGRKDHAIILDCDTLKYELVPFESGDYKLVIGNTNKRRGLVDSKYNERRSQCEQAVQDLKQSFPELTLLGQLTLEEYRTNEHLIQDETVRRRARHVVEEINRVASSMEVLKNNDLAAFGQLMNGSHDSLRDLYEVTGIELDTMVDAARSVPGVLGSRMTGAGFGGCTVSLVHQDSVERFIAEVGSKYEAATGLQPAFYVCDIGDGVRQIEGEA, encoded by the coding sequence ATGGCACAGCTAACGGAGTTGAAACAGAAGTTCATCGAACAATTCGGCGCAAGCGAATCCAATATCTCGATCTTTCAAGCGCCTGGCCGGGTTAATCTGATCGGCGAACACACGGATTATAACGGCGGTTCGGTTTTTCCGGCTGCGCTGACGTTCGGAACGACGTTGCTTATTGCTCCGAGAGAAGATCGCACGCTCGGGTTCGCATCGACGAATTTCCCGTTAACGACGGAAATCCCGCTCGATAACGTAGCTTTTAATGAAGCGGACGACTGGGCGAATTACCCGAAGGGGATCGTCTGGGAGCTCAAGCAAAGGGGAATCGACCTGAGCCGCGGGTATAACCTCCTGTATCATGGAGAGATTCCGAACGGAGCGGGCTTATCTTCTTCGGCTTCCATCGAAGTCGTTACGGCTTTCGCCTTGCTTACAATGGAGGGGAAACCTACGGATACGGTCCAGATCGCGCTCTGGTCTCAGCACGCGGAAAATGAGTTTGTGGGCGTCAAATGCGGCATCATGGATCAATTCGCCGTAGCTAACGGCCGCAAAGACCATGCGATTATACTAGATTGCGATACTTTGAAATATGAACTCGTTCCTTTCGAATCAGGAGATTACAAGCTGGTCATCGGCAATACGAACAAACGCCGCGGACTCGTGGACTCCAAATATAATGAACGCCGTTCCCAATGCGAACAGGCCGTTCAAGATCTGAAACAGTCTTTTCCCGAACTTACTTTGCTTGGCCAATTGACTTTGGAGGAGTATCGGACGAACGAGCATCTGATCCAGGACGAGACCGTTCGCCGCCGCGCCCGCCATGTCGTCGAGGAAATTAACCGCGTCGCGAGCTCGATGGAAGTTCTGAAGAACAACGACTTGGCCGCGTTCGGACAATTGATGAACGGCTCGCACGATTCCTTGCGCGATCTCTACGAAGTAACCGGTATCGAGCTCGATACGATGGTAGACGCTGCTCGTTCCGTTCCGGGCGTTCTGGGATCCCGGATGACGGGTGCCGGATTCGGGGGCTGCACGGTATCGTTGGTACACCAAGATTCCGTTGAACGGTTCATAGCCGAAGTCGGGAGCAAGTACGAAGCGGCAACGGGGCTGCAACCGGCATTCTATGTATGCGACATCGGCGACGGAGTTCGCCAAATCGAAGGGGAGGCGTAA
- the yyaC gene encoding spore protease YyaC, whose protein sequence is MLDRVAPSAERVDAAGLFAFLGRIAAIHRKEEVTFLCIGTDRSTGDSLGPWVGTLLEEQGFTRVIGTLKEPCDANSLPRIVSNLEGKGTIIAIDACLGRSENIGAYLVRQGPLIPAQSVNRGFGAVGEFSIAGVVNATSLKPYWTLQSTSLYRVMGMANEISAAIGRMWRT, encoded by the coding sequence ATGTTAGATCGCGTTGCGCCATCCGCCGAGCGAGTCGATGCGGCAGGGCTGTTCGCCTTCTTGGGACGAATCGCCGCCATACATAGGAAGGAAGAAGTGACATTCCTGTGCATCGGTACCGATCGCTCGACGGGGGATAGTCTAGGGCCGTGGGTCGGAACGTTGTTAGAGGAACAGGGCTTTACCAGGGTCATAGGAACGTTGAAGGAGCCGTGCGACGCGAATAGCCTTCCTCGGATAGTGTCTAACTTGGAAGGAAAGGGTACAATTATTGCGATAGACGCTTGTTTGGGCCGTTCCGAAAATATAGGCGCGTATCTGGTCAGGCAAGGACCGTTAATCCCGGCGCAATCGGTTAATAGAGGATTCGGCGCCGTAGGGGAGTTCAGCATTGCGGGAGTCGTGAACGCGACCAGCTTAAAGCCTTACTGGACTTTGCAATCCACTTCGCTTTATCGCGTCATGGGGATGGCTAACGAAATCTCGGCAGCGATCGGTCGGATGTGGCGAACATGA
- a CDS encoding AraC family transcriptional regulator, whose product MSKIATYRVVSNPVNFTARELTVLFAGESQTRPLHRIGPKVVDYYLLHHVVSGKGKFRIGKIEAELSVGDSFLIHPGQLFHYVSDEQDPWRYRWVAFAGTQSASLVAEAGLDLEHPIVNSGSSKLPAERCRSIFEAFRERGGSASLIASGHLHLLFASLHEATSESMNTPLRPDSHSEELVRQVVGYLSTQYAEPVTIEGMAETLGYNRAYLSRLFKQRVGISPVTFLTKLRVDHGKRLLRERPELTVEQIASSAGFQDALYFSKQFRRLHGQSPTEYRVSVGRALQT is encoded by the coding sequence ATGAGCAAAATCGCCACGTACCGGGTCGTATCCAATCCCGTCAACTTTACGGCCCGCGAATTGACCGTCCTGTTCGCGGGAGAAAGCCAAACAAGGCCATTGCATCGCATTGGCCCTAAAGTCGTCGACTATTACTTGCTTCATCATGTGGTATCGGGCAAAGGGAAGTTCCGAATCGGGAAGATCGAAGCGGAGCTCTCCGTCGGGGACAGCTTCCTCATCCATCCCGGACAGCTGTTCCATTACGTATCGGACGAGCAGGATCCTTGGCGTTACCGATGGGTCGCCTTTGCGGGTACGCAATCGGCATCTCTCGTTGCCGAAGCGGGACTCGACCTCGAGCATCCGATCGTGAATTCCGGTTCAAGCAAACTCCCTGCCGAACGATGCCGCTCCATCTTCGAAGCGTTCCGCGAACGCGGCGGTTCCGCCTCGCTCATCGCCTCCGGGCATCTTCATCTGCTGTTCGCAAGCCTTCATGAAGCTACCTCGGAGAGCATGAATACGCCTCTGCGCCCGGATTCGCACAGCGAGGAATTAGTCCGGCAAGTCGTCGGTTACCTGTCCACTCAATATGCCGAGCCCGTAACGATCGAAGGAATGGCGGAGACGCTAGGTTATAACCGCGCATATCTGTCCCGCTTGTTCAAGCAGCGCGTCGGCATCTCGCCGGTTACTTTCTTAACGAAGCTGCGGGTCGACCACGGCAAACGCCTGCTGCGGGAACGTCCGGAACTCACCGTCGAGCAAATCGCTTCATCCGCCGGATTCCAAGACGCGCTCTATTTCTCTAAGCAATTCCGCCGCTTGCACGGCCAATCTCCGACCGAATACCGGGTTTCGGTCGGGAGGGCGCTACAGACATAA
- a CDS encoding class I SAM-dependent methyltransferase: protein MNGKAQPREWLSFLDEIVSESSLIQASFSSPRRKDEEIPKKLTVRPVKLKTGLFYQFERHLHNKAFHDNVAADRVREQLQTTMEQYKQALFKTSSADVQILANKKGELSLITHSRTTKREAAPQEHNRTKSYVLQDGERIPFLISLGVMTSEGRVVKAKYDKFRQINRFLEMVSDVIADLPRGKPLTIVDFGCGKSYLTFALYHLLAIKEELPVRIIGLDLKKDVIETCSKLAEELKWDNLTFMVGDISDYEGHSSVDMVVTLHACDTATDAALLKAIGWGASVILSVPCCQHELFRQISQPVLKPLLKHGLLKERFSALVTDAVRANLLEIAGYRTQLLEFIDLEHTPKNILIRAVKVGKTDVAELEREYAQFRDFMGIKPFMEKQ, encoded by the coding sequence ATGAACGGTAAGGCTCAACCAAGGGAATGGCTCTCTTTTTTAGATGAAATCGTGAGCGAAAGCTCTCTCATACAAGCCTCATTCAGTTCGCCGAGGCGCAAGGACGAGGAGATTCCGAAGAAGCTGACGGTTCGTCCGGTCAAGCTGAAGACGGGACTGTTCTATCAATTCGAACGTCATCTGCACAACAAAGCGTTTCACGACAACGTAGCCGCCGATCGGGTGCGGGAGCAACTTCAAACGACGATGGAGCAGTATAAGCAAGCCCTATTCAAAACTTCGTCGGCCGATGTTCAGATTCTAGCGAATAAGAAAGGCGAGCTGTCCCTCATTACTCATTCGAGAACGACCAAGAGAGAGGCAGCGCCGCAAGAGCATAACCGAACGAAGTCCTATGTCTTGCAGGACGGGGAACGGATCCCGTTCTTGATCTCCCTTGGCGTTATGACGTCGGAAGGGCGGGTCGTGAAGGCGAAGTACGATAAGTTTAGGCAAATCAATCGTTTTCTCGAGATGGTGTCCGACGTCATAGCCGACTTGCCTCGCGGCAAACCGTTGACGATCGTGGACTTCGGGTGCGGCAAATCTTATCTGACCTTCGCGTTATACCATCTGCTGGCGATTAAAGAGGAACTTCCGGTTCGCATTATCGGTTTGGATCTCAAGAAGGATGTCATCGAGACTTGTTCCAAACTGGCGGAAGAGTTGAAATGGGACAACTTGACCTTCATGGTCGGCGATATCTCGGACTATGAAGGGCACTCATCCGTCGATATGGTCGTAACGCTCCATGCTTGCGATACGGCTACGGACGCCGCATTGCTTAAAGCCATTGGATGGGGAGCGAGCGTGATTCTCTCCGTACCTTGCTGTCAGCACGAGTTGTTTCGTCAAATCTCGCAACCCGTCTTGAAGCCGCTGTTAAAGCACGGCCTTCTTAAGGAGCGCTTCTCCGCGCTCGTGACGGATGCCGTTCGGGCCAATTTGCTTGAAATCGCGGGCTACAGGACGCAGTTGCTGGAATTCATCGATTTGGAGCACACGCCGAAAAACATTCTCATCCGTGCGGTAAAAGTCGGAAAAACGGATGTCGCGGAGCTCGAAAGGGAGTATGCACAATTTAGGGATTTTATGGGCATTAAACCTTTTATGGAAAAACAATGA